From a single Micromonospora carbonacea genomic region:
- a CDS encoding STM4012 family radical SAM protein, translating into MTSNLAGLDGSPYQQYLYAYPHKTSYRALRPRPLLADVWRAEPRDALFLYAHVPFCEMRCGFCNLFTRTGAPAEQVTAYLRQLRRQAERVADALGDDAGYARVAFGGGTPTYLTAGELTELFDIATSTLGARLPGVPLSVETSPATATPDRLAVLAAHGTTRVSIGVQSFLDAEARAAGRPQRRAEVEAALGAIRDAAIPLLNVDLIYGIDGQTADTWRQSLDAALAWRPEELYLYPLYVRPLTGLGRRAHARADWDAQRLALYAQAVEVLGAAGYRQESMRQFRRADVPAPDGPDYCCQDDGMVGLGCGARSYTTGLHYSFDYAVGVSEVRAVLDDYLARPAGDFAHAEFGFALDGTEQRRRWLLKSLLRAEGVDAAAYAARFGVAPGEDFPELGLLVERGWATDGGLRLTPAGLARSDAVGPWLTSARVRRAMTGYVPR; encoded by the coding sequence GTGACAAGCAACCTCGCGGGCCTCGACGGCTCGCCGTACCAGCAGTACCTGTACGCGTACCCGCACAAGACGTCGTACCGGGCGCTGCGGCCCCGGCCGCTGCTCGCCGACGTGTGGCGGGCCGAGCCCCGCGACGCGCTGTTCCTCTACGCGCACGTGCCGTTCTGCGAGATGCGCTGCGGCTTCTGCAACCTGTTCACCCGCACCGGCGCGCCCGCCGAGCAGGTCACGGCGTACCTGCGGCAGCTGCGCCGGCAGGCCGAACGGGTCGCCGACGCCCTCGGCGACGACGCCGGCTACGCCCGCGTCGCGTTCGGCGGCGGCACGCCGACGTACCTGACGGCCGGCGAGCTGACCGAGCTGTTCGACATCGCCACGTCGACGCTGGGCGCGCGGCTGCCCGGCGTGCCGCTGTCGGTGGAGACGTCGCCGGCCACCGCGACCCCGGACCGGCTCGCGGTGCTCGCCGCGCACGGCACGACGCGGGTGAGCATCGGGGTGCAGAGCTTCCTCGACGCCGAGGCCCGCGCCGCCGGCCGGCCGCAGCGGCGCGCGGAGGTGGAGGCGGCGCTCGGCGCGATCCGCGACGCGGCGATCCCGCTGCTCAACGTCGACCTGATCTACGGCATCGACGGGCAGACCGCCGACACGTGGCGACAGAGCCTCGACGCGGCCCTGGCGTGGCGGCCGGAGGAGCTCTACCTCTACCCGCTGTACGTGCGCCCGCTGACCGGGCTGGGCCGGCGGGCGCACGCCCGCGCCGACTGGGACGCCCAGCGCCTCGCCCTGTACGCGCAGGCGGTGGAGGTGCTCGGCGCGGCCGGCTACCGGCAGGAGTCGATGCGGCAGTTCCGCCGCGCCGACGTGCCCGCGCCGGACGGGCCGGACTACTGCTGCCAGGACGACGGGATGGTGGGGCTGGGCTGCGGGGCGCGGTCGTACACGACGGGCCTGCACTACTCGTTCGACTATGCCGTCGGCGTGTCCGAGGTGCGGGCGGTGCTGGACGACTACCTGGCCCGCCCCGCCGGCGACTTCGCGCACGCCGAGTTCGGCTTCGCCCTCGACGGCACGGAGCAGCGCCGCCGGTGGCTGCTGAAGTCGCTGCTGCGCGCCGAGGGCGTCGACGCGGCCGCCTACGCGGCCCGGTTCGGCGTCGCGCCGGGCGAGGACTTCCCCGAGCTGGGGCTGCTGGTCGAGCGGGGCTGGGCCACCGACGGCGGGCTGCGGCTCACCCCGGCCGGGCTGGCCCGCTCCGACGCCGTCGGCCCGTGGCTGACCTCCGCGCGGGTGCGGCGCGCGATGACCGGGTACGTGCCCCGGTGA